A stretch of DNA from Gemmatimonadota bacterium:
ATACCCATAATTTCTGAAATTTCCCGCTGAGTTTTGCCGTATTTGAAATACAAAACAGCAGCTTCAAACTGTCTTTGCGTAAGCGATCGATTTAAGAGCGTATCGATCTGTGGAATGAGACGTCTAACCCGATCTTCATGTTTATAGCGCAAATTCTGGTCTTCGGGCGACTCGTACCACAGGCCAACATCATCCGGCATCATTTCCAAGTCTGATTGATCTAATTGAACTTCCCAAAAATCAGGATTATACATATGTCCGTTCGTCTCCTCCAGGGAATGAATATGTCGGGCGAAAAACCACCACACATACCAGACCCGCGGCTCCGGAGGGACGATAAAACTGCGACGGACAGATAGTGAATGACCGAAGCAGCTACCTCACCGGAGGCGAACCGGGTATGTTATTAGTCGTAAATGCGAAAATTAAAGCCATCATGTTGCCTCCTTTCAAATAGACATACGTAAACGATCACCCGCAACACTACGGGAATCTCACTACATTGTCAAGACATACCTCTTCGCCCTTACACCGGCATGGATGCACTTTTGGGCGCTCTATCAAAAAGATTTTTTCTTTCTCAATTCATCCCACCAATCCATAAGCGCGCGAATGTGCTTTTCATAACCCCGATCCGTGGGATGATAATAGGTGCGGCCTCTCAAATTATCGGGAAAATATTCCTGGTCAATATAGCCATCCGGATCGTCATGTGCATATTGATACCCCTTGCCGTAATCGAGATCTTTCATAAGCTTTGTCGGCGCATTGCGAATATGCAGAGGCACGGGCAAATTGGGGTGTTTCTCAACATCGGAAAGCGCGCTATTATACGCGGCATAAACGGCATTGCTCTTAGGGGCTGTAGCGAGATAAACCGTCGCCTGAGCAATGGATAGATCGCCCTCGGGACTGCCCAGAAAATCGTACGCCTCGCGGGCATTGAGGGCAACTTGCAAAGCGCGCGGATCAGCAACGCCCACATCTTCAGAAGCAAAGCGAATCATACGCCTCAAAATATAATGCGGATGCTCACCCGACGTCATCATACGCGCGAGCCAATACAGTGAGGCCTGTGGATCGCTGCCGCGAAGACTCTTGTGAAAAGCCGAAATAATATTGTAGTGCTCTTCCCCAGTCTTATCGTAAAGATGAGCCTTGCGACCGAGAATTTCCCGCACCGTTTCTGGCGTGGGATCGCAACCCGTAGCCTCAACAGCCGCAGCAACGGTTTCAAGCGCATTGAGAGACCGACGCGCATCGCCCT
This window harbors:
- a CDS encoding replication-associated recombination protein A; translated protein: MNEDLFLKPISQAEQEMADAPLAERLRPQVLDDIVGQDHLVGPGAPLRVLIESDRLPSMIFWGPPGSGKTTLARVIAGTTQSRFVSFSAVTAGIKEAREIIARAREERRLGRRTIFFVDEIHRFNKAQQDAFLPHVENGVITLIGATTENPSFEVNSALLSRTRVFVLNLLDTSHIRQVLDRAIADSEHGFPDLQIDDRALDLIAETAEGDARRSLNALETVAAAVEATGCDPTPETVREILGRKAHLYDKTGEEHYNIISAFHKSLRGSDPQASLYWLARMMTSGEHPHYILRRMIRFASEDVGVADPRALQVALNAREAYDFLGSPEGDLSIAQATVYLATAPKSNAVYAAYNSALSDVEKHPNLPVPLHIRNAPTKLMKDLDYGKGYQYAHDDPDGYIDQEYFPDNLRGRTYYHPTDRGYEKHIRALMDWWDELRKKKSF